The following are from one region of the Mesorhizobium sp. B2-8-5 genome:
- a CDS encoding GntR family transcriptional regulator → MKERKNTLRDSVFEALKALIITGQIPPGGRVTENEIAERLKVSRTPVREAFNRLERDGLVIGRPRQGYVVAEFNLTMFREAFDIRELLDGRATELAAANATAADKAKLRDMLAECERLAAIPDRSTREKFEELQVGIDLHRVIAEISGNEMLHGMLCGILDKCQQYVWTELLWLDEWKLTREEHAGIVDAICAGDVTLAGERARSHVRGSRENILRLLQAKSDYQGFFAKAS, encoded by the coding sequence TTGAAGGAGAGAAAGAACACGCTGCGCGACTCGGTGTTCGAGGCGCTGAAGGCGTTGATCATCACCGGCCAGATCCCACCGGGCGGCCGCGTGACGGAAAACGAGATCGCCGAGCGCCTGAAGGTGAGCCGCACGCCCGTGCGCGAGGCCTTCAACCGGCTGGAGCGCGACGGGCTGGTGATCGGGCGGCCGCGCCAGGGCTATGTGGTGGCAGAGTTCAATCTCACCATGTTCCGCGAGGCTTTCGACATCCGCGAACTGCTCGACGGGCGCGCGACCGAACTGGCGGCAGCCAACGCGACCGCCGCCGACAAGGCGAAACTGCGCGACATGCTCGCCGAATGCGAACGGCTGGCGGCGATTCCGGATCGCAGCACCAGGGAGAAATTCGAGGAGTTGCAGGTCGGCATCGACCTGCACCGGGTGATCGCGGAGATCAGCGGCAACGAGATGCTGCACGGCATGCTTTGCGGCATCCTCGACAAATGCCAGCAATATGTCTGGACAGAGCTTCTGTGGCTGGACGAATGGAAGCTCACCCGCGAGGAACATGCCGGCATCGTCGACGCGATCTGCGCCGGCGATGTCACGCTGGCCGGCGAGCGCGCCCGTTCGCATGTGCGCGGCTCGCGCGAGAACATCCTGCGCCTGCTGCAGGCCAAGTCCGATTATCAGGGATTCTTCGCCAAGGCGTCTTGA
- a CDS encoding ABC transporter ATP-binding protein codes for MVRLRKVSKVFPGGVVGLDAVDLDIATGEFLTLLGPSGCGKTTSLRVIAGFESPTSGNVLLDGRDITGLRPFDRPVNTVFQDYALFPHMDVAANVGFGLSLRKLTGAEQAKRVREALDMVGLADKLRARVSELSGGQRQRVALARAIVCEPRVLLLDEPLSALDAHLREQMQVELKRLQSRLGTTFVMVTHDQTEALSISDRIVVMNKGRIEQTAAPATLYDRPATRFVASFIGTMNLLQSHFVGRDGERLRFAAGELPLEATSDSGETPAVGDTRTIGVRPEDLLAAGEAAEGTAPVRVSGVVFHGRTLRLHAELGEGTAIVIDAPRRADGSQFSVGDVAHVSLRRGANCPMLSN; via the coding sequence TTGGTTCGGCTCCGGAAAGTCTCGAAAGTCTTTCCCGGTGGCGTGGTCGGCCTCGATGCCGTCGATCTGGATATCGCCACCGGTGAGTTCCTGACCTTGCTCGGTCCGTCCGGCTGCGGCAAGACGACGAGCCTGCGGGTCATCGCCGGCTTCGAAAGTCCGACCAGCGGCAATGTCCTGCTCGATGGCCGCGACATCACCGGGCTGCGGCCCTTCGATCGCCCGGTCAACACCGTCTTCCAGGACTATGCCTTGTTCCCGCATATGGACGTCGCGGCCAATGTCGGCTTCGGCCTGTCGCTGCGCAAACTCACCGGAGCCGAGCAGGCCAAACGGGTCCGCGAGGCTCTCGACATGGTAGGCCTCGCCGACAAGCTGCGCGCCCGCGTCTCGGAGCTTTCCGGCGGCCAGCGCCAACGCGTCGCTTTGGCCCGCGCCATCGTCTGCGAGCCGCGCGTGCTGCTGCTCGACGAGCCGCTGTCGGCGCTCGACGCGCATCTGCGCGAGCAGATGCAGGTCGAATTGAAGCGGCTGCAGTCGCGGCTCGGCACCACCTTCGTCATGGTCACGCATGATCAGACCGAGGCGTTGTCGATTTCGGACCGCATCGTCGTCATGAACAAGGGCCGCATCGAGCAGACTGCTGCGCCGGCGACGCTCTACGATCGGCCGGCGACGCGCTTCGTTGCTTCCTTCATCGGCACGATGAACCTCTTACAGTCGCATTTCGTCGGACGCGACGGCGAGCGCCTGCGCTTCGCCGCAGGTGAGTTGCCGCTGGAGGCTACATCCGACAGCGGCGAGACGCCGGCTGTCGGCGACACGCGCACCATCGGCGTGCGGCCGGAGGATCTTCTGGCCGCCGGTGAAGCCGCCGAGGGAACCGCGCCGGTACGGGTGAGCGGCGTCGTCTTCCATGGCCGCACGCTGCGCCTGCATGCCGAACTGGGTGAGGGGACCGCGATCGTCATCGATGCCCCGCGCCGTGCCGACGGTTCACAATTCAGCGTCGGCGACGTGGCGCATGTCAGCCTGCGGCGCGGCGCCAACTGTCCCATGCTTTCCAACTGA
- a CDS encoding cupin domain-containing protein: protein MDILDEAAAKPKDDADIRVGRRVRALRLERKLSLAELAAKAGISIGALSQIERGMSSLRVKVIWPLAAALDIEPSALIADGNEAVNDLYCVRADKRRAIPVKSEGIAKALLSPPAATLTGMLVTVEAGGGTAEAYAHAGHEFGFVMAGEVELVVDATTYVLKAGDSFAFKSTLLHAFRNPGAERCQILWVNTTKPSEVRDGA from the coding sequence ATGGACATTCTCGACGAAGCGGCGGCGAAGCCGAAAGACGATGCCGATATCCGCGTCGGCCGGCGCGTGCGGGCGCTCAGGCTCGAGCGCAAGCTGTCGCTGGCCGAGCTCGCGGCCAAGGCCGGCATCTCCATCGGCGCGCTCAGCCAGATCGAGCGCGGCATGTCCTCGCTGCGCGTCAAGGTGATCTGGCCGCTCGCCGCCGCGCTCGACATCGAGCCTTCGGCGCTCATCGCCGACGGCAATGAAGCGGTCAACGATCTCTATTGCGTGCGCGCCGACAAGCGGCGCGCGATCCCGGTGAAATCCGAGGGCATCGCCAAGGCGCTGCTGTCGCCGCCTGCCGCGACGCTCACCGGCATGCTGGTCACGGTCGAGGCCGGCGGCGGCACGGCGGAAGCCTATGCCCATGCCGGCCATGAATTCGGCTTCGTGATGGCGGGCGAGGTCGAACTGGTGGTGGACGCCACGACCTATGTGCTGAAAGCCGGCGACAGTTTTGCCTTCAAGAGCACGCTGCTGCATGCCTTCCGCAATCCCGGCGCCGAGCGCTGCCAGATCCTGTGGGTCAACACGACAAAACCGTCAGAGGTGCGCGATGGCGCGTGA
- a CDS encoding ABC transporter substrate-binding protein, with amino-acid sequence MTFHLKSIAGHKARAGLAALALALSSTVALAADKLQYFTWSGYELPDFNKSFLAAHPDGVEATIFGDDDDAFTKVKAGFRPDIAHPCYDKVARWNKEGLLQPIDTKRIKNWDSIFPVFKNLPDLQAGDGKVWMVPWDWGNTSILYRTDLVKNPEASWNLLWDKQYAGRMATIDAVHDTPIVAALLAGVNPFDMTPDQMDKVAEKLREQRPLLSSYTTDMTSVEQALASGQLVAAMTWNASATSLKKQGVPVEFMKPKEGMLTWACGFVMLKDAKNVDLAYDFINSRLDADSGKFLIQSYGYGSSLSTAFAGVSKEELDKLQLPADPDVMLKSTIFTGPMKQNDDVAKMFEKVKAGG; translated from the coding sequence ATGACATTCCACCTGAAATCGATCGCCGGACACAAAGCCCGGGCCGGCCTTGCCGCACTGGCGCTCGCGCTGTCGTCGACGGTCGCTCTGGCCGCCGACAAGCTGCAATACTTCACCTGGTCGGGCTACGAATTGCCCGACTTCAACAAGAGCTTCCTTGCCGCGCATCCCGATGGCGTCGAGGCGACGATCTTCGGCGATGACGACGACGCCTTCACCAAGGTCAAGGCCGGCTTCCGCCCCGACATCGCTCACCCCTGCTACGACAAGGTGGCGCGCTGGAACAAGGAAGGCCTGCTTCAGCCGATCGACACCAAGCGCATCAAGAACTGGGATTCGATCTTCCCGGTGTTCAAGAACTTGCCCGACCTGCAGGCCGGGGACGGCAAGGTCTGGATGGTGCCGTGGGACTGGGGCAACACCTCGATCCTCTACCGCACCGATCTGGTGAAGAACCCCGAGGCGAGCTGGAACCTTCTGTGGGACAAGCAATATGCCGGCCGCATGGCGACCATCGACGCCGTGCACGACACGCCGATCGTCGCCGCCCTCCTGGCCGGCGTGAACCCCTTCGACATGACGCCGGACCAGATGGACAAGGTGGCCGAAAAGCTGCGCGAGCAGCGGCCGCTGCTGTCGAGCTACACCACCGACATGACCTCGGTCGAGCAGGCTTTGGCGAGCGGCCAGCTGGTCGCCGCCATGACCTGGAATGCCTCGGCCACCTCGCTGAAGAAGCAGGGCGTGCCTGTCGAATTCATGAAGCCGAAGGAAGGCATGCTGACCTGGGCCTGCGGCTTCGTCATGCTGAAGGACGCCAAGAACGTCGACCTCGCCTATGACTTCATCAACAGCCGGCTCGACGCCGACTCCGGCAAGTTCCTGATCCAGTCCTACGGCTATGGCAGCTCGCTCTCGACCGCCTTCGCCGGCGTGTCGAAGGAGGAGCTCGACAAGCTGCAACTGCCGGCCGATCCGGACGTGATGCTGAAGAGCACCATCTTCACCGGCCCGATGAAGCAGAATGACGACGTGGCCAAGATGTTCGAAAAGGTGAAGGCAGGGGGCTGA
- a CDS encoding ABC transporter permease, with amino-acid sequence MSARADTSSDGRWLGLYVLGYLVFLYLPVLLIPLFSFNNSIQAAFPLRGFTLEWYRTLYGNPALSGALANSLVIGVIAASGATLCGITVSYMDLYGRSPLAATISAIARLPILIPGVIVGISLLILVNLIGLGPSRVSIVLGHILVALPTTVVVMRSRFAAIPKTIREAALDLGASDWTTFRRVMLPLSLPAVLSAFMLSFLISFDEFIVVFFLAGTEPTLPLYIWSQLRFPRSLPTVMALGTVILTVSFIIAGTAEILRHRGLGTARRNPA; translated from the coding sequence ATGAGCGCCCGGGCTGACACCAGCAGCGACGGCCGCTGGCTCGGGCTCTATGTGCTTGGCTATCTCGTCTTCCTCTATCTGCCGGTGCTTTTGATCCCGCTGTTTTCCTTCAACAACTCCATCCAGGCGGCGTTTCCGCTGCGGGGCTTCACGCTCGAATGGTACCGCACGCTCTACGGCAACCCGGCGCTTTCCGGCGCTTTGGCCAACAGCCTGGTCATCGGCGTCATCGCCGCCTCCGGCGCGACGCTCTGCGGCATCACTGTCTCCTATATGGACCTCTACGGCCGCTCGCCGCTCGCTGCCACGATCAGCGCCATCGCCCGGCTGCCGATCCTGATCCCGGGCGTCATCGTCGGCATTTCGCTGTTGATCCTGGTCAACCTCATCGGCCTTGGGCCATCGCGCGTTTCCATCGTGCTCGGTCACATCCTCGTCGCGCTGCCGACCACCGTGGTGGTGATGCGCAGCCGCTTCGCCGCCATCCCGAAGACGATCCGCGAAGCGGCGCTCGACCTCGGCGCTTCCGACTGGACGACGTTCCGGCGCGTCATGCTGCCGCTCAGCCTGCCAGCCGTGCTGTCGGCTTTCATGCTCTCCTTCCTGATTTCCTTCGACGAGTTCATCGTCGTCTTTTTCCTCGCCGGCACCGAGCCGACGCTGCCGCTCTACATCTGGAGCCAGCTGCGCTTCCCGCGCTCGCTGCCAACCGTGATGGCGCTCGGCACGGTGATCCTCACTGTCTCCTTCATCATCGCCGGCACCGCCGAAATCCTTCGCCACCGCGGTCTTGGAACTGCGCGCCGCAATCCAGCCTGA
- a CDS encoding ABC transporter permease: MSSTIAATRPLPENRISPVFRFAMLLPGGLVTFFLILFALGLVVFLAFRGNDGSLLGVGLTAENFVTVATDPLYWTVTLRSLVIAGLVTLATVATAYPVAYYLAFHAGRRRNLLLFLVTLPFWTSYLLRVFAWKIVLAYNGVLNSAFIETGLWSQPTLAFLNTPAAVVVTLAHAYAPFAILPIYVALDTIPKSLLEAASDLGARPFTSFRRVVLPNSMPGVLAAALVVFVPTVGDYVTPAMVGGPASTMIGTLIQSQFGKANDWPFGAALSVCVMLVILCVVLVARGADSRFGSRT; the protein is encoded by the coding sequence ATGTCGTCGACCATCGCTGCAACGCGGCCCCTGCCGGAAAACCGCATCTCGCCGGTGTTTCGCTTCGCCATGCTGCTGCCGGGCGGACTGGTCACCTTCTTCCTGATCCTGTTCGCGCTTGGCCTGGTGGTCTTCCTCGCCTTCAGGGGCAATGACGGCTCGCTGCTCGGCGTCGGCCTGACGGCGGAGAATTTCGTCACCGTCGCTACCGATCCGCTCTACTGGACGGTGACGCTGCGCTCGCTGGTCATCGCCGGCCTGGTCACGCTCGCCACCGTCGCCACCGCCTATCCCGTCGCCTATTACCTCGCCTTCCACGCCGGCCGGCGGCGCAACCTGCTGCTCTTCTTGGTCACGTTGCCGTTCTGGACCAGCTATCTGCTGCGCGTCTTCGCCTGGAAGATCGTGCTCGCCTATAATGGCGTTCTGAACTCGGCCTTCATCGAGACCGGCCTCTGGTCACAGCCGACGCTTGCCTTCCTCAACACGCCGGCAGCGGTGGTGGTGACGCTCGCCCACGCCTACGCACCTTTCGCCATTCTGCCGATCTATGTGGCGCTGGACACGATCCCGAAATCGCTGCTCGAAGCCGCGTCCGATCTTGGTGCGCGGCCGTTCACCAGCTTCCGCCGCGTCGTGCTGCCGAATTCCATGCCGGGCGTGCTAGCGGCAGCACTCGTCGTCTTCGTGCCGACGGTCGGCGATTATGTGACGCCGGCCATGGTCGGCGGTCCTGCCAGCACCATGATCGGCACGCTGATCCAGTCGCAGTTCGGCAAGGCCAATGACTGGCCGTTCGGCGCCGCGCTCTCGGTCTGCGTCATGCTGGTCATCCTCTGCGTGGTGCTCGTCGCGCGCGGCGCCGACAGCAGATTTGGCAGTCGCACATGA
- a CDS encoding NAD(P)/FAD-dependent oxidoreductase: MSAGGTLDAVIVGGGIMGLSTALHAAREGLSIQVLDAGAIGQGASGLNGGQVIPGLKNDPEWLLRHFGKERGEALVEFAASTADAVFDVIRDEKLAVPFTRNGWIQAAHTETALTAAANRDRQWRSRGADVELLDKAGIAAMTGARGYLGGWLDRRAGVIDPLSYTMELARVASAAGVKSAEQQRVVKLAKEAGVWRVSTQGGAELRARSVVLATNAYTDGLLPGLAQTIVPLHSFQIATAPLPADLAASILPGGQAVSDSRRILVYYRRSPDGRMVLGGRGRMALPSSPADWAHCERALTRLYPALAGVAIEKRWFGRVALTPDHLLHLHEPEKGLLAVVGCQGRGVGLMSALGKRMANYLASGDARQLPFPLSPIKPIPFHAFRQVGVAAAITWYRMLDAFER, translated from the coding sequence TTGTCGGCTGGCGGCACGCTCGACGCGGTCATCGTCGGCGGCGGCATCATGGGATTATCGACGGCGCTGCATGCGGCGCGCGAGGGGCTTTCCATTCAGGTGCTTGACGCCGGCGCGATCGGACAGGGCGCTTCGGGCCTCAATGGCGGCCAGGTCATTCCAGGCCTCAAAAACGATCCCGAATGGCTGCTCAGGCATTTCGGCAAGGAGCGCGGCGAAGCCCTGGTGGAATTCGCCGCTTCGACGGCCGACGCCGTGTTCGATGTGATCCGCGACGAGAAGCTGGCGGTGCCGTTCACGCGCAACGGCTGGATCCAGGCGGCCCACACCGAAACCGCTTTGACCGCGGCAGCGAACCGGGATCGCCAATGGCGCTCGCGCGGCGCCGACGTCGAGCTGCTCGACAAGGCAGGGATCGCGGCGATGACCGGCGCCAGGGGCTATCTCGGCGGCTGGCTCGACCGCCGCGCCGGCGTCATCGATCCGCTGTCCTACACGATGGAATTGGCGCGCGTCGCCTCGGCCGCCGGCGTGAAGAGCGCCGAGCAGCAAAGGGTGGTGAAACTCGCCAAGGAGGCCGGCGTCTGGCGGGTTTCGACGCAAGGCGGCGCCGAATTGCGCGCCAGGTCGGTCGTGCTCGCCACCAACGCCTATACGGACGGCCTGCTGCCTGGCCTCGCACAGACGATCGTGCCGCTGCATTCCTTCCAGATCGCCACCGCGCCGCTGCCGGCGGACCTTGCAGCCAGCATCCTGCCGGGCGGGCAAGCCGTTTCCGATTCCCGTCGCATCCTCGTCTACTATCGCCGGAGTCCCGATGGCCGGATGGTGCTGGGCGGCCGCGGCCGCATGGCGCTGCCCTCCAGCCCTGCGGACTGGGCGCATTGCGAACGCGCGCTCACCCGCCTCTATCCGGCGCTCGCGGGCGTCGCCATCGAAAAGCGCTGGTTCGGCCGCGTGGCGCTGACACCGGATCATCTGCTGCATCTGCATGAGCCGGAGAAAGGTCTGCTCGCGGTCGTCGGCTGCCAGGGCAGGGGCGTCGGCCTGATGAGCGCGCTGGGCAAGCGCATGGCGAATTACCTCGCGAGCGGCGATGCCAGGCAATTGCCGTTCCCGCTGTCGCCGATCAAGCCGATCCCGTTCCACGCTTTCCGCCAGGTCGGCGTCGCCGCGGCGATCACCTGGTACCGGATGCTCGACGCGTTCGAGCGCTGA
- a CDS encoding fumarylacetoacetate hydrolase family protein translates to MTDPTRLPADGLFVGRARTSEATHPLVVTVRDGQVIDITSSAAPTVRDVCELKDPAGYLRSAKGKAIGALAEIAANSFEDKRDAKRPILLSPVDLQAVKASGVTFVVSLLERVIEEQARGSAEKADAIRADIAGLIGHDLSKLKPGSPEAMEIKAKLISRGAWSQYLEVGIGPDAEIFTKCQPMASVGFGADVGLHPVSTWNNPEPEIAMIADSSGRIVGATLGNDVNLRDVEGRSALLLGKAKDNNASASLGPFIRLFDETFSIADVKRATVRLSVEGEDGFSLQGASSMAEISRSPEELVKAAMGPHHQYPDGLALYLGTMFVPSKDRGEKGKGFTHKVGDIVTISSEKLGALTNRVRLSPDCPHWTYGASHLMRDLAKAGLL, encoded by the coding sequence ATGACCGATCCGACCCGCCTGCCCGCCGACGGCCTCTTCGTCGGCCGCGCCAGGACAAGCGAAGCTACTCATCCGCTGGTGGTCACGGTGCGCGACGGCCAGGTCATCGACATCACCTCGAGCGCGGCGCCCACGGTGCGCGATGTCTGCGAGCTGAAGGATCCGGCCGGCTATCTGCGCTCGGCCAAGGGCAAGGCGATCGGCGCGCTCGCCGAGATCGCGGCCAACAGCTTCGAAGACAAACGCGATGCGAAGAGGCCGATCCTGCTTTCGCCCGTCGACCTGCAGGCGGTGAAGGCTTCCGGCGTCACCTTCGTCGTCAGCCTGCTCGAGCGCGTCATCGAGGAACAGGCGCGCGGTTCGGCCGAAAAAGCCGACGCCATCCGCGCCGACATCGCCGGGCTGATCGGCCACGACCTGTCGAAGCTCAAGCCCGGCTCGCCGGAGGCGATGGAGATCAAGGCCAAGCTGATTTCGCGCGGGGCCTGGTCGCAATATCTGGAAGTGGGGATCGGCCCGGATGCCGAGATCTTCACCAAATGCCAGCCTATGGCCTCGGTCGGCTTCGGCGCCGATGTCGGACTGCATCCGGTCTCCACCTGGAACAATCCGGAGCCGGAGATCGCCATGATCGCCGACAGTTCGGGGCGCATCGTCGGCGCCACGCTCGGCAACGACGTCAATCTGCGCGACGTCGAGGGGCGCTCGGCGCTGCTGCTCGGCAAGGCCAAGGACAACAATGCTTCCGCTTCGCTCGGCCCCTTCATCCGGCTGTTCGACGAGACGTTTTCCATCGCCGACGTGAAGCGCGCCACGGTGCGGCTCAGCGTCGAGGGCGAGGACGGCTTCTCGCTGCAGGGCGCGAGCTCGATGGCGGAAATCAGCCGCTCGCCGGAAGAGCTGGTCAAGGCCGCGATGGGGCCGCATCACCAGTATCCGGACGGATTGGCGCTTTATCTCGGCACCATGTTCGTGCCGTCGAAGGATCGCGGCGAGAAGGGCAAGGGCTTTACCCACAAGGTCGGCGACATCGTCACCATCTCGTCGGAAAAGCTCGGTGCGCTCACCAACCGCGTGCGCCTGTCGCCGGACTGCCCGCACTGGACCTACGGCGCCAGCCACCTGATGCGCGACCTGGCCAAGGCGGGCCTTCTCTAA
- a CDS encoding substrate-binding domain-containing protein, with protein sequence MLSRLRLLVLGLIAALAIPAMAEAKTFYWISHGGPADPVWTYFLAGAKQWAKDTGNTVNTSFHNGDVASQQEAVRAAIAAKADGIATTSPDPGSLVEIVKEARAANIPIINFNTPDPKANFNAYVGGDNVTFGKHWAQYLVDKGLVKKGDFVWMPVEIPGATYGVQEEEGIKSVFEPAGITYEVTEATLDQAEAINRMVDYLTAHKGKVKAIIGLGDLVTGSIKRVFDQVGVKPGEIPVVGWGNSLDTTQEVLNGYVNAGQWQDPQATSYIALSMANMAASGIPPGFNVITGALYEKDTAGVYDKILSGK encoded by the coding sequence ATGCTTTCGCGGCTAAGACTACTCGTGCTTGGCTTGATCGCGGCACTCGCCATTCCGGCGATGGCCGAGGCCAAGACGTTCTACTGGATTTCGCATGGCGGCCCGGCCGATCCGGTCTGGACCTACTTCCTGGCCGGAGCCAAGCAATGGGCCAAGGACACGGGCAACACGGTCAACACCTCGTTCCACAATGGCGACGTCGCGTCCCAGCAGGAAGCCGTGCGCGCCGCGATCGCGGCCAAGGCCGACGGCATCGCCACCACCAGCCCCGATCCGGGCAGCCTGGTCGAGATCGTCAAGGAGGCCCGCGCGGCCAACATCCCGATCATCAACTTCAACACGCCCGATCCGAAAGCCAACTTCAACGCCTATGTCGGCGGCGACAACGTCACCTTCGGCAAGCACTGGGCGCAGTATCTGGTCGACAAGGGCCTGGTGAAGAAGGGCGACTTCGTCTGGATGCCGGTCGAGATCCCTGGCGCCACCTATGGCGTGCAGGAAGAAGAAGGCATCAAGAGCGTGTTCGAGCCGGCCGGCATCACCTATGAGGTGACCGAGGCGACGCTCGACCAAGCCGAAGCGATCAACCGCATGGTCGACTACCTCACCGCTCACAAGGGCAAGGTGAAGGCGATCATCGGCCTCGGCGATCTCGTCACCGGCTCGATCAAGCGCGTGTTCGACCAGGTCGGCGTCAAGCCGGGCGAAATCCCAGTCGTCGGCTGGGGCAACTCGCTCGACACCACACAGGAAGTGCTGAACGGCTACGTCAATGCCGGGCAGTGGCAGGACCCGCAGGCGACCAGCTATATTGCGCTGTCGATGGCCAACATGGCCGCCAGCGGCATCCCCCCGGGCTTCAACGTCATCACCGGCGCGCTTTACGAGAAGGACACCGCCGGCGTCTACGACAAGATCCTGTCCGGCAAATAA
- a CDS encoding ABC transporter permease, which produces MENHSFVQRLVARPEFGPLVLLVVELVVFWGINPDFLSPQNISNILAFTVELGLIALAMTLLMTSGEFDLSVGSLFGFSPVLMWTLFNSGVTSLEMGLLIALIVAALVGLVNGWFVTQLKIPSFLVTLGMLLVVRGTALFITDGFPQRTWSAEGSWLANILVGDFYVGPFRIYASLFWFIGAAIVLGYVLTQSRTGNWIQAAGGNPNAARARGVNVNRVKVGLFILSAVMASLAGVISSLRTSAANPNSGTGYELEVIAMVVIGGTALTGGRGTIIGTVLGILILRVMRNGIVLIGVPGLAYNIFIGAIILGMMALHSWLERRHQAGT; this is translated from the coding sequence ATGGAAAACCATTCCTTCGTCCAACGCCTTGTCGCGCGGCCGGAATTCGGTCCGCTGGTGCTGCTCGTCGTCGAGCTCGTCGTCTTCTGGGGCATCAATCCCGACTTCCTGTCGCCGCAGAACATTTCGAACATCCTGGCCTTCACAGTCGAGCTCGGCCTGATCGCGCTGGCAATGACCTTGCTGATGACATCCGGAGAATTCGACCTCTCGGTCGGCTCGCTGTTCGGCTTCTCGCCGGTGCTGATGTGGACGCTCTTCAACAGCGGCGTCACTTCGCTGGAGATGGGCCTGCTGATCGCGCTGATCGTCGCTGCCCTGGTCGGGCTGGTGAATGGCTGGTTCGTCACCCAGCTCAAGATCCCGTCCTTCCTGGTGACGCTCGGCATGCTGCTGGTCGTGCGCGGCACGGCATTGTTCATCACCGACGGTTTCCCACAGCGCACCTGGAGCGCGGAAGGCAGCTGGCTGGCGAACATCCTGGTCGGCGACTTCTATGTCGGCCCGTTCCGAATCTATGCCTCGCTGTTCTGGTTCATCGGCGCCGCGATCGTGCTCGGCTATGTGCTGACGCAGAGCCGCACCGGCAACTGGATCCAGGCCGCCGGCGGCAATCCGAACGCGGCCCGCGCGCGCGGCGTCAACGTCAACCGCGTCAAGGTCGGCCTGTTCATCCTGTCGGCGGTGATGGCGTCGCTCGCCGGCGTCATCTCGTCGCTGCGCACGTCCGCGGCCAACCCCAACAGCGGCACCGGCTACGAGCTCGAGGTCATCGCCATGGTGGTGATCGGCGGCACGGCGCTGACCGGCGGACGCGGCACCATCATCGGCACGGTGCTCGGCATCCTGATCCTGCGCGTCATGCGCAACGGCATCGTGCTGATCGGCGTGCCGGGGCTCGCCTACAACATCTTCATCGGCGCGATCATCCTCGGCATGATGGCGCTGCACTCCTGGCTCGAACGCCGGCACCAGGCAGGAACCTGA
- a CDS encoding ATP-binding cassette domain-containing protein yields MAEPLIRMENIRKSYGRVQALVDANFHVNEKEIVGLLGDNGAGKSTLIKVLSGAVPLTSGDIFIRGKKVTLRSTSDAIAHGIETIYQDSALVTQLSIARNLFLGREPIRAPRFLNRMDQDAMNAVARDLLRQVGITKNIPPTTPIGSLSGGERQAVAIARAMHFDSDLIILDEPTNNLGVAETQGVLSFVRSARDSGHSCIFIAHNIHHVFQVVDRIVVMRRGKVVADDIDPKKTTVAEVERVITGMSDKEIRDAISDGPQRHG; encoded by the coding sequence ATGGCCGAACCACTGATCCGCATGGAAAACATCCGCAAGTCCTACGGGCGCGTGCAGGCGCTGGTGGACGCCAATTTCCACGTCAACGAAAAGGAGATCGTTGGCCTGCTCGGCGACAACGGCGCGGGCAAGTCGACGCTGATCAAGGTGCTGTCGGGCGCCGTGCCGCTGACCAGCGGCGACATCTTCATCCGCGGCAAGAAGGTCACGCTGCGCAGCACCAGCGACGCCATCGCTCACGGCATCGAGACGATCTACCAGGACTCGGCCCTCGTCACGCAGCTGTCGATCGCGCGCAACCTGTTCCTCGGGCGCGAGCCGATCAGGGCGCCGCGCTTCCTGAACCGCATGGACCAGGACGCAATGAACGCGGTGGCGCGCGACCTGCTCAGGCAGGTCGGCATCACCAAGAACATCCCGCCGACGACACCGATCGGCTCGCTGTCGGGCGGCGAGCGGCAGGCCGTGGCGATCGCGCGCGCCATGCATTTCGACAGCGATCTCATCATCCTCGACGAACCGACCAACAATCTCGGCGTCGCCGAGACGCAAGGGGTGCTGAGCTTCGTGCGCAGCGCCCGTGATTCCGGGCACTCCTGCATCTTCATCGCGCACAACATCCATCACGTCTTCCAGGTGGTCGACCGCATCGTGGTGATGCGCCGGGGCAAGGTGGTGGCCGACGACATCGATCCGAAAAAGACGACGGTCGCCGAGGTCGAACGCGTCATCACCGGCATGTCGGACAAGGAGATCCGGGACGCGATTTCCGACGGCCCGCAGCGGCATGGCTGA